In the genome of Aureimonas sp. OT7, one region contains:
- a CDS encoding flagellar motor protein MotA, with amino-acid sequence MQVMSTPREDKRPAHIMPERLSSPMVYFWTMAVFLALSGFVALILGRQIVAAFQSNPGLNGLIGAVLAIGIILALAQILRLNSEVRWINLYRDGSEEADDVRAPVLLAPMQSLLAGRRIGQPLPTQLVRSILDSLATRLDETRDISRYLVGLLVFLGLLGTFWGLLTTIGSISSTIQSLDPTATDAATVLNSVQQGLSAPLAGMGTAFSSSLFGLSGSLILGFLDLQIGRAQNRFYTEVENWLATVTDAGGEAIAMSGPMPMAPAAASSGADLEVLADRITRLMQDQGAAPRSGAAMASLAESIQGLVQHMRSEQQMMRDFVETQAREQQELRRTLDRLAGHLGHRQDRY; translated from the coding sequence ATGCAGGTGATGAGTACGCCGCGTGAGGACAAGCGACCGGCCCATATCATGCCGGAGCGCCTCTCCAGCCCTATGGTCTACTTCTGGACCATGGCCGTCTTTCTGGCGCTCTCCGGTTTCGTCGCCCTGATACTCGGGCGGCAGATCGTGGCCGCGTTCCAGTCCAATCCCGGTCTCAACGGGCTGATCGGCGCCGTCCTTGCCATCGGTATCATTCTGGCGCTGGCGCAGATCCTGCGACTCAACAGCGAGGTCCGGTGGATCAACCTGTATCGCGACGGCTCGGAAGAGGCGGACGACGTCCGCGCGCCGGTGCTGCTTGCACCCATGCAATCCCTGCTTGCCGGGCGGCGCATCGGCCAGCCGCTGCCGACGCAGCTCGTCCGGTCCATCCTCGATTCACTGGCCACGCGGCTCGACGAAACGCGCGATATCTCCCGCTACCTCGTCGGTCTCCTCGTCTTCCTCGGCCTGCTCGGCACGTTCTGGGGCCTGTTGACGACGATCGGCTCGATCTCGTCCACCATCCAGTCGCTCGATCCGACGGCGACCGACGCCGCGACCGTCCTGAACTCCGTTCAGCAGGGCCTGTCCGCTCCGCTCGCCGGCATGGGGACGGCGTTTTCGTCCTCGCTCTTCGGCTTGTCCGGCTCTCTCATCCTTGGCTTTCTCGACCTGCAGATCGGCCGCGCGCAGAACCGCTTCTACACCGAGGTGGAGAACTGGCTGGCGACGGTGACCGACGCGGGCGGCGAGGCCATCGCGATGTCGGGGCCCATGCCAATGGCGCCCGCGGCGGCCTCGTCCGGCGCGGACCTCGAGGTTTTGGCGGACCGGATAACCCGTCTCATGCAGGATCAGGGCGCCGCCCCGCGCTCCGGCGCGGCGATGGCCAGCCTTGCCGAAAGCATCCAGGGGCTGGTGCAGCACATGCGCTCGGAGCAGCAGATGATGCGCGACTTCGTCGAGACGCAGGCACGCGAACAGCAGGAGTTGCGGCGCACGCTGGACCGTCTGGCCGGACATCTCGGCCACCGGCAGGACAGGTACTGA
- a CDS encoding peptidoglycan -binding protein encodes MGLSRRSGSRRPVDYWPGFVDALSTLLLAIMFLLSVFVIAQFLLSRELSGQDTVLQQLNSQIAELNQLLALERSSSSDFQDEIAALQASLQSAENERSRLQSALDSGAGGAAAADARIGDLQGRLESEQQISEAARSQVALLNQQLSALRQQIAALEEALDASEARDRESQTQIADLGRRLNVALAQRVQELNRYRSDFFGRLREILSDRDNIRIVGDRFVFQSEVLFPSGSDVLQPIGEEELAKLAQAIVELNGEIPSDIDWIIRVDGHTDNVPISGGRFSDNWQLSTERAGAVVKYLITQGVPADRLAATGFGEYQPLEAGDSPEARARNRRIEFKLTER; translated from the coding sequence ATGGGGCTGTCGCGCAGAAGCGGGTCGCGCCGGCCGGTGGATTACTGGCCCGGCTTCGTCGACGCTCTGTCGACGCTGCTTCTTGCCATCATGTTCCTGCTGTCGGTGTTCGTGATCGCGCAGTTTCTGCTGAGCCGCGAGTTGTCCGGCCAGGACACCGTCTTGCAGCAATTGAACTCCCAGATCGCGGAACTCAACCAGCTTCTGGCACTGGAGCGCTCGAGCAGTTCCGACTTCCAGGACGAGATCGCCGCCTTGCAGGCTTCCCTCCAATCGGCCGAGAACGAGCGTTCGCGGCTTCAGTCGGCGCTCGATTCCGGCGCCGGCGGCGCCGCCGCTGCCGATGCCCGCATCGGCGATCTCCAGGGACGGCTGGAAAGCGAGCAGCAGATTTCGGAAGCGGCGCGCAGCCAGGTCGCCCTTCTGAACCAGCAGCTCTCGGCGCTTCGCCAGCAGATCGCGGCGCTGGAGGAGGCGCTCGACGCCTCGGAGGCGCGTGACCGGGAGAGCCAGACGCAGATTGCCGATCTCGGCCGCCGGCTCAATGTCGCGCTGGCGCAGAGGGTGCAGGAGTTGAACCGCTATCGATCCGACTTCTTCGGTCGCCTGCGTGAAATCCTGTCCGACCGCGACAATATCCGTATCGTCGGCGATCGCTTCGTCTTCCAGTCGGAGGTTCTGTTTCCGTCCGGCTCGGATGTCCTCCAGCCCATCGGCGAGGAAGAGCTTGCCAAGCTGGCTCAAGCCATTGTGGAGTTGAACGGGGAAATTCCCTCGGACATCGACTGGATCATTCGGGTTGACGGTCATACCGACAATGTGCCGATTTCCGGCGGGCGTTTCAGCGACAACTGGCAGCTTTCCACGGAGCGCGCGGGTGCGGTGGTGAAATATCTCATCACGCAGGGCGTGCCAGCCGATCGGCTGGCTGCCACGGGGTTCGGCGAGTACCAGCCCCTGGAGGCGGGCGACAGCCCGGAGGCGCGCGCCCGCAACCGGCGTATCGAATTCAAGCTCACCGAACGCTGA
- a CDS encoding GcrA family cell cycle regulator: protein MSWTDERIETLKRLWSEGHSASQIAGELGGVSRNAVIGKVHRLKLESRIKAPSAPAAAAAAPAAVAPASTAPAIVAQASQPAPASIRSAPAPVAAAPQREAAAASAPRVLQPTASIASAQQPMARTMGATALKMEPELEPMPQQRVSAEVVPISRNLTLVQLSERTCKWPIGDPLSPDFRFCGNHSGEGSPYCQYHARIAFQPASERRRIR from the coding sequence ATGAGCTGGACGGATGAACGGATCGAAACTCTCAAGCGGCTTTGGTCGGAAGGGCACAGTGCCAGCCAGATCGCGGGTGAGCTCGGTGGCGTCAGCCGCAATGCCGTCATTGGCAAGGTTCACCGCTTGAAGCTGGAAAGCCGTATCAAGGCGCCCTCCGCGCCGGCCGCCGCCGCCGCCGCACCCGCGGCCGTCGCACCTGCATCGACGGCCCCCGCAATCGTCGCCCAGGCCAGCCAGCCCGCGCCGGCATCCATCCGCAGTGCGCCGGCGCCGGTTGCGGCCGCGCCCCAGCGCGAAGCCGCCGCAGCCTCGGCGCCGCGCGTGCTGCAGCCCACCGCGTCCATCGCGTCGGCACAACAGCCGATGGCACGGACCATGGGCGCAACCGCTCTCAAGATGGAGCCCGAACTGGAGCCGATGCCGCAGCAGCGCGTCAGCGCCGAGGTGGTGCCCATCTCTCGCAACCTGACCTTGGTGCAGTTGTCGGAGCGGACATGCAAGTGGCCGATCGGCGATCCGCTGTCGCCGGATTTCCGCTTCTGCGGCAATCACTCCGGCGAGGGCAGCCCATACTGCCAGTATCATGCGCGCATCGCGTTCCAGCCCGCGTCGGAGCGTCGCCGCATCCGCTGA
- a CDS encoding aspartate aminotransferase family protein, with translation MTPETDTHSPLYATYARADIRVERGEGVWLRTDDGRSFLDFSGGIAVNVLGHAHPHLVSALTEQAHKLWHVSNLFQIPGQERLARRLTEASFADRAFFTNSGAEALECAIKTARRYHYVNGRPERFRIVTFEGAFHGRTLATIAAGGQKKYLEGFGPKVEGFDQVPFDDIAALKAAITEETAALLIEPIQGEGGIRRASGEFLRALRQLADAHGLLLIYDEVQTGVGRTGAFYAYEHSGVAPDILASAKGIGGGFPLGVCLATEAASAGMTAGTHGTTYGGNPLAMAVGNAVLDVVLEEGFLTQVRDRALQFKQGLAGVTDRFPDLFEEVRGEGLLLGLKMRVPNVDFIAALRDRLMLAVPAGDNVVRILPPLNVTSDEVREGLERIEAAAQALSATRKESAA, from the coding sequence ATGACACCCGAGACCGACACGCACTCCCCGTTGTACGCGACCTATGCGCGCGCGGACATCCGCGTGGAGCGAGGCGAGGGCGTGTGGCTGCGCACGGACGACGGGCGCAGCTTCCTGGACTTTTCCGGCGGCATCGCCGTCAACGTGCTCGGGCATGCCCACCCGCATTTGGTCTCGGCGCTGACGGAGCAGGCCCACAAGCTGTGGCACGTTTCCAACCTGTTCCAGATCCCCGGCCAGGAAAGGCTTGCCCGGCGGCTGACGGAAGCCAGCTTCGCCGACCGCGCCTTCTTCACCAATTCCGGAGCCGAGGCCCTGGAGTGCGCAATCAAGACGGCCCGGCGCTACCATTACGTGAACGGCCGGCCGGAGCGGTTCCGCATCGTGACCTTCGAGGGCGCGTTCCACGGCCGCACCCTGGCCACCATCGCCGCCGGCGGCCAGAAGAAGTACCTTGAGGGCTTCGGCCCCAAGGTCGAAGGCTTCGACCAGGTTCCCTTCGACGACATCGCAGCCCTGAAGGCGGCGATCACCGAGGAGACGGCGGCCCTGCTGATCGAGCCTATCCAGGGCGAGGGCGGCATCCGCCGCGCGTCCGGCGAATTCCTGCGGGCCTTGCGGCAGCTGGCCGATGCGCACGGCCTTCTGCTGATCTACGACGAGGTTCAGACGGGCGTCGGCCGCACCGGCGCCTTCTACGCCTACGAGCATAGCGGCGTGGCACCCGATATTCTGGCATCCGCCAAGGGCATCGGCGGCGGGTTCCCCCTGGGCGTCTGCCTGGCCACCGAGGCCGCGTCCGCCGGCATGACGGCCGGTACCCATGGCACCACCTATGGCGGCAACCCGCTGGCCATGGCGGTCGGCAACGCGGTGCTGGATGTCGTCCTCGAAGAGGGTTTCCTGACGCAGGTGCGCGACAGGGCCCTGCAGTTCAAGCAGGGGCTCGCCGGTGTCACGGACCGGTTTCCGGACCTGTTCGAGGAGGTGCGTGGCGAAGGGCTTCTGCTCGGCCTGAAGATGCGCGTGCCGAACGTCGACTTCATCGCGGCGCTGCGCGATCGGCTGATGCTTGCCGTTCCGGCCGGCGACAACGTCGTCCGCATCCTGCCGCCCCTGAACGTGACCTCGGACGAGGTGCGCGAAGGGCTGGAACGTATAGAGGCTGCGGCGCAGGCACTGTCCGCAACCCGTAAGGAGAGTGCAGCATGA
- the argF gene encoding ornithine carbamoyltransferase: MTRGTAGRHFLDISAMRSDELRAILDDAARRKAEGRASPRPLDGRVLAMIFEKPSTRTRVSFDVAMRQLGGETLFLSGTEMQLGRAETIADTARVLSRYVDAIMIRTTGHERLLEMAEAATVPVINALTDDTHPCQIMADLLTFEEKRGPVRGRTFAWSGDGNNVLNSFIEASARFGFALRIATPEGSEADAGFLQRARAEGADILTTLDPVEAVTGADCVVTDTWVSMGREDVARGHNVFLPYQVNEALMAHARPDALFMHCLPAHRGEEVSDSVIDGPQSVVFDEAENRLHAQKSVLAWCFGEVDVRG, encoded by the coding sequence ATGACACGCGGAACGGCCGGACGGCACTTCTTGGACATTTCGGCGATGCGGTCGGACGAGCTTCGCGCCATCCTGGACGACGCCGCACGCCGCAAGGCGGAGGGGCGCGCCTCTCCGCGCCCGCTCGACGGGCGCGTGCTGGCCATGATCTTCGAGAAGCCATCTACCCGTACACGCGTTTCCTTCGACGTCGCCATGCGGCAGCTCGGCGGCGAGACGCTGTTCCTGTCCGGCACGGAAATGCAGCTTGGCCGGGCCGAGACGATCGCCGACACAGCCCGTGTCCTGTCGCGTTACGTGGACGCCATCATGATCCGCACCACGGGGCACGAGCGCCTTCTCGAAATGGCGGAAGCTGCGACCGTTCCCGTCATCAACGCTTTGACCGACGATACGCATCCCTGCCAGATCATGGCCGATCTCCTGACCTTCGAGGAGAAGCGAGGCCCTGTCAGGGGCCGCACCTTCGCCTGGAGCGGTGACGGCAACAACGTGCTGAACTCCTTCATCGAGGCATCGGCCCGCTTCGGTTTCGCCCTGCGGATCGCGACGCCCGAGGGATCGGAGGCCGATGCCGGTTTCCTTCAGCGCGCACGGGCCGAAGGCGCCGATATCCTGACCACCCTCGATCCGGTCGAAGCCGTGACGGGCGCCGACTGCGTCGTGACGGACACCTGGGTGTCGATGGGCCGCGAAGACGTGGCGCGGGGGCATAACGTCTTCCTGCCCTATCAGGTCAACGAGGCCTTGATGGCCCATGCCCGGCCCGACGCGCTCTTCATGCACTGCCTGCCGGCCCATCGCGGCGAGGAAGTGAGCGACAGCGTGATAGACGGCCCGCAATCCGTCGTCTTCGACGAGGCGGAAAACCGCCTGCATGCGCAGAAGTCGGTGCTGGCCTGGTGCTTCGGGGAAGTCGACGTCCGTGGTTGA
- a CDS encoding Hsp33 family molecular chaperone, whose amino-acid sequence MVEEIRQPGEFGFAGDDAVVPFEVETLDARGRAVQLGDMIDSLLGRHDYPEPVSRLLAEMIVLTVLLGTSLKFDGKFTAQTQTDGPVDLLVVDFSTPSSVRAYARFDAERLSEAEAAGMTSPEDLLGRGIMALTVDQGALMQRYQGIVELAGASLEDVAEGYFRQSEQIPTTVRLAVARIARRQDGGGFKESWRAGGLVAQFLPQAPERMRMPDLPGGDAPEGADEIEFEADDAWTEVRALVDTIDDAELADPEVGVERLLFRLFHERGVRVFPPTAVRDDCSCSRERIREVLANFTPEELAESVEDDGKIRVTCEFCGEAYEFKAEEVTGQ is encoded by the coding sequence GTGGTTGAGGAGATCCGCCAGCCCGGCGAGTTCGGCTTCGCCGGCGACGACGCCGTCGTCCCGTTCGAGGTCGAGACGCTGGATGCGCGCGGCCGCGCCGTGCAACTGGGCGACATGATCGACAGCCTGCTCGGGCGCCACGATTATCCGGAGCCCGTATCGCGCCTGCTGGCGGAAATGATCGTGCTGACGGTCCTTCTGGGCACTTCGCTCAAGTTCGACGGCAAGTTTACCGCCCAGACGCAGACGGATGGACCCGTGGACCTGCTGGTGGTGGATTTTTCCACCCCATCCAGCGTCCGCGCCTATGCGCGCTTCGATGCCGAACGCCTGAGCGAGGCCGAAGCCGCCGGCATGACGAGCCCGGAAGACCTTCTTGGACGCGGCATCATGGCCCTGACGGTCGATCAGGGTGCGCTGATGCAGCGCTATCAAGGCATCGTCGAGCTGGCCGGCGCTTCCCTGGAAGATGTCGCGGAGGGGTATTTCCGTCAGTCGGAACAGATCCCCACCACGGTTCGCCTTGCCGTCGCAAGAATTGCACGGCGGCAGGATGGCGGCGGCTTCAAGGAAAGCTGGCGCGCCGGCGGCCTGGTAGCCCAGTTTCTTCCGCAGGCGCCGGAGCGCATGCGCATGCCCGACCTGCCCGGCGGGGATGCGCCCGAGGGTGCGGATGAGATCGAGTTCGAGGCGGATGACGCCTGGACGGAGGTGCGGGCGCTTGTCGACACAATCGACGATGCCGAGCTTGCCGATCCCGAAGTTGGCGTCGAGCGGTTGCTATTCCGCCTGTTCCACGAGCGCGGCGTCCGGGTGTTCCCGCCGACGGCCGTGCGGGATGACTGCTCCTGCTCGCGTGAGCGGATCCGCGAGGTTCTTGCCAACTTCACGCCCGAGGAACTGGCTGAAAGCGTCGAGGATGACGGCAAGATCCGCGTGACCTGCGAATTCTGCGGCGAGGCCTACGAGTTCAAGGCAGAGGAAGTCACCGGGCAATAG
- the apaG gene encoding Co2+/Mg2+ efflux protein ApaG, translating to MFTCTTHEITVTVTPSYLEGQSDPEAGRWAFAYRVEILNGSGAAVQLRSRYWHITDAMGRVQEVRGPGVVGEEPLLSPGDSFTYTSGCPLPTPSGFMRGHYVFERVDGSMFQVSIPPFSLDAPDGLRTLN from the coding sequence ATGTTCACCTGCACCACCCACGAGATCACCGTTACGGTGACGCCCAGCTACCTCGAAGGCCAGTCGGACCCGGAGGCCGGCCGGTGGGCGTTCGCCTATCGGGTCGAAATCCTGAACGGTTCGGGCGCGGCCGTGCAGCTTCGCTCGCGCTATTGGCATATAACCGACGCCATGGGCCGCGTGCAGGAAGTGCGCGGGCCGGGCGTGGTCGGGGAAGAGCCGCTGCTATCGCCCGGCGACAGCTTCACCTACACCTCCGGATGCCCGCTGCCGACACCGTCGGGGTTCATGCGCGGCCACTATGTGTTCGAAAGGGTGGACGGCTCGATGTTCCAGGTGAGCATTCCACCCTTCTCCCTCGACGCGCCGGATGGACTGCGCACGTTGAACTGA
- a CDS encoding O-succinylhomoserine sulfhydrylase — protein MSDSAKKPFRPATAMIHAGTVRSGFGETSEAIFLTQGFVYPSAEAAEARFNGEDPGFIYSRYANPTTRMFEERMMELEGAGDARATASGMAAVAAALQCSLKAGDHVVAARALFGSCTYIIQTVLGRAGVESTFVDGRNLEEWRAAVRPETRLFFLESPTNPTLEVIDIAAVADIAHAAGAILVVDNVFATPLLQKPLELGADVVVYSATKHIDGQGRCLGGVILSSAEWIKENLHDYFRHTGPSLSPFNAWVLLKGLETLPLRVRQQMDNAARIAEFLAGSSKVARVIYPGRADHPDAEIIKRQMKGGSTLVGFDMKGGKDAAFRLCNALRIVSISNNLGDSKSLITHPATTTHKSLSPEAQVAAGIGPGLLRFSAGIEDVDDLIEDFQAALDAA, from the coding sequence ATGTCCGACAGCGCGAAAAAGCCGTTCCGTCCTGCAACCGCCATGATACACGCCGGAACGGTGCGCTCCGGCTTCGGCGAAACATCCGAGGCGATCTTCCTGACGCAGGGCTTCGTCTATCCGTCCGCCGAAGCGGCGGAAGCGCGCTTCAACGGCGAGGACCCCGGCTTCATCTACTCGCGCTATGCCAACCCCACCACCCGCATGTTCGAAGAGCGGATGATGGAACTGGAAGGCGCCGGCGACGCCCGCGCGACGGCCTCCGGCATGGCCGCCGTGGCCGCCGCGCTGCAATGCTCGCTCAAGGCCGGCGACCATGTCGTCGCCGCCCGTGCGTTGTTCGGCTCCTGCACCTACATCATCCAGACCGTGCTCGGCCGCGCCGGCGTCGAATCCACCTTCGTCGATGGCCGCAACCTGGAAGAATGGCGCGCGGCGGTACGGCCGGAAACCAGGCTCTTCTTCCTGGAAAGCCCGACCAACCCGACGCTGGAAGTCATCGACATCGCCGCCGTCGCCGATATCGCTCACGCGGCCGGCGCCATCCTGGTTGTCGACAACGTCTTCGCGACGCCGCTGCTGCAAAAGCCACTGGAACTGGGTGCCGATGTCGTCGTCTATTCCGCCACCAAGCATATCGACGGACAGGGACGATGCCTCGGCGGCGTGATCCTGTCCTCGGCGGAATGGATCAAGGAGAACCTGCACGATTACTTCCGGCACACCGGCCCGTCACTCTCGCCGTTCAACGCCTGGGTTCTGCTGAAGGGGCTGGAAACGCTGCCCTTGCGAGTCCGCCAGCAAATGGACAACGCCGCCCGGATCGCCGAATTCCTGGCTGGCAGCAGCAAGGTCGCGCGGGTGATCTATCCGGGCCGGGCCGACCATCCCGACGCCGAGATCATCAAGCGTCAGATGAAGGGCGGCTCCACCCTCGTCGGCTTCGACATGAAGGGCGGCAAGGATGCGGCGTTCCGGCTGTGCAACGCCCTGCGCATCGTGAGCATTTCCAACAATCTCGGCGACTCCAAGAGCCTCATCACCCATCCGGCCACAACCACGCACAAGAGCCTGTCGCCCGAAGCGCAGGTAGCGGCCGGCATCGGCCCCGGCCTGCTGCGCTTTTCGGCCGGCATCGAGGATGTCGACGACCTGATCGAGGATTTCCAGGCGGCGCTCGACGCCGCCTGA
- a CDS encoding 2'-deoxycytidine 5'-triphosphate deaminase, whose translation MTEGILPDREIQALHEAGRIVSVRPLDDDQVQPASLDLRLGARAHRVRASFLPGRQRSVEEALNRFSLHVVDLSEGAVLETGCVYIVPLMERLSLPPEVRAAANPKSSTGRLDIFTRVITDRAQEFDKVPAGYDGQLYLEISPRTFPVLVRQGSRLSQIRFRRGRATLTSDEISSLHEGEGLTSALDANISGGGIALSVDLTGDDDGMIGYRGKRHTGVVDVDKRDAHRILDFWEPLHRSEGGVLVLDPNEFYILVSEEAVHVPPDFAAEMTPFDPLVGEFRVHYAGFFDPGFGHSGAGGTGSRAVLEVRSHEVPFILEHGQIVGRLIFERMAARPGRLYGADLKSNYQAQRLKLSKHFS comes from the coding sequence ATGACTGAAGGCATCCTGCCGGACCGGGAAATCCAGGCCCTCCACGAGGCGGGGCGGATCGTTTCCGTCCGTCCGCTGGATGACGACCAGGTGCAGCCGGCCAGCCTCGACCTGCGGCTCGGCGCACGGGCGCACCGGGTGCGCGCCAGTTTCCTGCCTGGCCGCCAGCGCAGCGTGGAAGAGGCGCTGAACCGCTTTTCGCTGCATGTCGTGGACCTGTCGGAAGGCGCGGTGCTGGAAACGGGCTGCGTCTACATCGTGCCGCTGATGGAGCGTTTGTCGCTGCCGCCGGAAGTGCGTGCCGCCGCCAACCCGAAATCCTCCACCGGGCGTCTCGACATCTTCACCCGCGTCATCACCGATCGCGCCCAGGAATTCGACAAGGTGCCGGCAGGCTATGACGGCCAGCTCTACCTGGAGATTTCGCCGCGCACCTTTCCGGTGCTCGTACGGCAGGGATCGCGCCTCAGCCAGATCCGCTTCCGGCGCGGCCGCGCCACGCTGACCAGCGACGAGATCTCGAGCCTGCACGAGGGGGAGGGGCTCACCAGCGCGCTGGATGCCAATATCTCCGGTGGCGGGATCGCCCTGTCGGTGGACCTGACGGGCGACGACGACGGCATGATCGGCTATCGCGGCAAGCGGCATACCGGCGTCGTCGATGTCGACAAGCGGGACGCCCATCGCATACTCGATTTCTGGGAGCCGCTGCACCGCAGCGAGGGCGGCGTTCTGGTGCTGGACCCGAACGAGTTCTACATCCTCGTCTCGGAAGAGGCGGTGCACGTTCCGCCGGACTTCGCCGCCGAGATGACTCCCTTCGACCCGCTGGTGGGAGAGTTCCGGGTGCATTATGCCGGCTTCTTCGACCCGGGCTTCGGCCATTCGGGGGCGGGGGGCACCGGCAGCCGGGCCGTGCTGGAGGTGCGCAGCCATGAAGTGCCGTTTATCCTGGAGCATGGGCAGATCGTCGGCCGTCTGATCTTCGAGCGCATGGCCGCCCGCCCGGGGCGGCTCTACGGAGCGGATCTGAAATCGAACTATCAGGCACAGCGGCTCAAGCTGTCCAAGCACTTCTCCTGA
- a CDS encoding ABC transporter permease, which produces MTHVQLERSEAPPETLWQEEVPLIDRIPRPVGMALLAVAFIALWQGVHAIGLFSPIILPPPAAVFRDILLVGTNLATGGYMLAALWITLQEVALGFVIAIAVGFTLGVIVGESSFGERVVLPYLVAIDTMPKVAFAPLFLAWFGFGISSKVALAAFIATFPIVVATAAGLHASDENARMLFKTMGATRWQTLWRMKLPLGLPHIFTGLKIASVGVMAGAITGEFLGGGKGFGELIRVAAAQLNTPRIFSLILFLSLVGLALFWLVSFVERRIVFWRRRAEAGGLNA; this is translated from the coding sequence TTGACCCACGTTCAGCTGGAAAGAAGCGAGGCGCCGCCCGAAACGCTGTGGCAGGAAGAGGTGCCGCTGATCGACCGGATACCACGCCCGGTCGGCATGGCGCTGCTGGCCGTCGCCTTTATCGCCCTGTGGCAGGGCGTCCATGCCATCGGCCTGTTTTCGCCGATCATCCTGCCGCCACCGGCCGCGGTGTTCCGCGACATCCTGCTGGTGGGAACCAATCTCGCCACGGGCGGCTACATGCTGGCGGCGCTGTGGATCACCCTTCAGGAAGTCGCCCTGGGATTCGTCATTGCCATCGCGGTCGGTTTCACGCTCGGCGTCATCGTCGGCGAAAGCAGCTTCGGCGAGCGGGTGGTCCTGCCCTATCTGGTCGCCATCGACACGATGCCCAAGGTGGCCTTCGCGCCGCTGTTCCTCGCGTGGTTCGGCTTCGGCATCTCGTCCAAGGTGGCGCTGGCAGCCTTCATCGCCACCTTCCCCATCGTCGTGGCGACGGCCGCCGGGCTTCATGCGTCCGACGAGAACGCCCGCATGCTCTTCAAGACCATGGGCGCCACCCGCTGGCAAACCCTGTGGCGCATGAAGCTGCCGCTCGGGCTGCCGCATATCTTCACCGGGCTCAAGATCGCCTCCGTGGGCGTCATGGCCGGCGCCATCACCGGCGAATTCCTGGGTGGCGGCAAGGGCTTCGGCGAGTTGATCCGCGTGGCGGCGGCGCAACTGAATACGCCGCGCATCTTCTCGCTCATCCTGTTTCTCAGCCTCGTCGGCCTGGCGTTGTTCTGGCTGGTCTCGTTCGTCGAGCGGCGGATCGTCTTCTGGCGTCGACGGGCGGAGGCCGGTGGCCTCAACGCCTGA
- a CDS encoding ATP-binding cassette domain-containing protein has product MTALRQAVPTHPAARPRDGDAVYALRNVSKAFGRGAIRALDHVDLTLERGTFSSIIGPSGCGKSTLLKIMAGLTPPSSGSVMLEGRPVTGPRRDIGMMFQQATLFPWRTTIENILLPIAIRDGTSAAKAKEPAARALLDLVGLKGLQKSIPTSSRAAWRSVRRSAGCW; this is encoded by the coding sequence ATGACGGCGCTGCGACAGGCGGTGCCCACGCATCCGGCCGCACGGCCCCGGGACGGCGATGCCGTCTACGCGCTGCGCAACGTCTCCAAGGCCTTCGGCCGGGGCGCCATCCGCGCCCTCGACCATGTGGACCTGACGCTGGAGCGGGGCACCTTCAGCTCCATCATCGGGCCATCCGGCTGCGGCAAGTCCACGCTCCTGAAAATCATGGCGGGGCTGACGCCACCCTCGTCCGGCAGCGTCATGCTGGAGGGGCGACCGGTGACGGGGCCGCGCCGCGATATCGGCATGATGTTCCAGCAGGCGACGCTGTTCCCGTGGCGCACGACCATCGAAAACATCCTGCTTCCCATCGCGATCCGCGATGGGACGTCGGCTGCTAAGGCAAAGGAGCCTGCCGCCCGCGCGCTGCTCGATCTTGTGGGTCTCAAGGGATTGCAGAAGTCTATCCCGACAAGCTCTCGGGCGGCATGGCGCAGCGTGCGGCGATCTGCCGGATGCTGGTAA